The following proteins are co-located in the Micromonospora coriariae genome:
- a CDS encoding aminoglycoside phosphotransferase family protein → MDAQDLPDVPDTDEAVAGRIDEALVRRLVADQFPHWAELPVRAVEVGGWDNRTFHLGDAMTVRLPSGAGYAIQVAKEQRWLPVLGERLPREVPTPLAHGRAGAGYPYPWSVYRWIGGRTARPERIDDLTRFATDLAGFLRALRGVDATGGPAAGPHSAWRGGPLATYDAETRAAIGAHRDRLPVDAVTAMWQAALDANWAGPPVWFHGDVAAGNLLVRGGRLAAVIDFGCCGVGDPACDTVIAWTLLHGPSRAAFHDALDVDSATWARGRGWALWKALISLDNPEPAKAAEARHVLGQLLAEHTERPLRRVDLAARAPKRVAAAHRAQQEPAGG, encoded by the coding sequence ATGGACGCACAGGACCTCCCCGACGTACCCGACACCGATGAGGCGGTGGCCGGCCGGATCGACGAGGCACTGGTCCGCCGCCTGGTCGCCGACCAGTTCCCGCACTGGGCCGAGCTGCCGGTACGCGCGGTGGAGGTCGGCGGCTGGGACAACCGCACCTTCCACCTGGGCGACGCGATGACCGTGCGGCTGCCCAGCGGCGCGGGGTACGCAATCCAGGTCGCCAAGGAACAGCGCTGGCTGCCGGTGCTCGGCGAACGGCTGCCGCGGGAGGTGCCCACCCCGCTGGCCCACGGTCGGGCGGGCGCCGGCTACCCGTACCCGTGGTCGGTCTACCGGTGGATCGGCGGACGGACCGCGCGGCCCGAGCGGATCGACGACCTGACCCGGTTCGCCACCGACCTCGCCGGTTTCCTGCGCGCGCTGCGGGGCGTCGACGCCACCGGGGGCCCGGCGGCCGGCCCACACAGCGCGTGGCGGGGCGGCCCGCTGGCCACCTACGACGCCGAGACGCGTGCGGCGATCGGGGCGCACCGCGACCGGCTGCCCGTCGACGCGGTCACCGCCATGTGGCAGGCCGCGCTCGACGCCAACTGGGCGGGGCCGCCGGTCTGGTTCCACGGCGACGTCGCGGCCGGCAACCTGCTGGTCCGCGGCGGCCGGTTGGCCGCCGTCATCGACTTCGGCTGCTGTGGTGTCGGCGATCCCGCCTGCGACACCGTGATCGCCTGGACGCTGCTGCACGGCCCGAGCAGGGCCGCCTTCCACGACGCGCTCGACGTCGACTCGGCCACCTGGGCGCGCGGGCGCGGCTGGGCGCTGTGGAAGGCGCTGATCAGCCTGGACAATCCGGAGCCGGCCAAGGCGGCCGAAGCCCGGCACGTGCTCGGCCAACTGCTCGCCGAGCACACCGAGAGGCCGCTGCGGCGGGTCGACCTGGCCGCCCGCGCCCCGAAGCGGGTCGCCGCCGCACACCGCGCCCAGCAGGAGCCGGCCGGCGGCTAG
- a CDS encoding glycine hydroxymethyltransferase — MSRNAESTAFRSALEVIRAVEPRVADAIGAELTDQRESLKLIASENYASPATLLAMGNWFSDKYAEGTVGRRFYAGCQNVDTVEALAAEHARELFGAAHAYVQPHSGIDANLVAFWAVLADRVESPALKKAQVRQVNDLTEADWFALRRELGNQRMLGMSLDAGGHLTHGFRPNISGKMFDQRSYGTDPATGLIDYDRVAEVAREFKPLILVGGYSAYPRKVNFRILREIADSVGATFMVDMAHFAGLVAGKVFTGDFDPVPHAHIVTTTTHKSLRGPRGGMVLCQPELADQVDRGCPMVLGGPLPHVMAAKAVALAEARRPDFADYAQRIVDNAQALAEGLLSRGAKLVTGGTDNHLVLIDVSGYGLTGRQAEQALLDSGIVTNRNSVPQDPNGAWYTSGIRIGTPALTTRGLGTAEMDQTAELMHTVLTQTTAGANADGTPSKAKYTLDPALADKIARQATDLLAPFPLYPTVDLT, encoded by the coding sequence ATGTCGCGCAACGCCGAGTCCACCGCTTTCCGGAGTGCCCTCGAGGTGATCCGGGCTGTCGAGCCGCGGGTGGCCGACGCCATCGGCGCCGAGCTGACCGATCAGCGGGAGTCTCTCAAGCTCATCGCCAGCGAGAACTACGCCTCCCCGGCGACCCTGCTCGCGATGGGCAACTGGTTCAGCGACAAGTACGCCGAGGGCACCGTCGGGCGCCGCTTCTACGCCGGTTGCCAGAACGTCGACACCGTCGAGGCGCTCGCCGCCGAGCACGCCCGCGAGCTGTTCGGCGCGGCGCACGCCTACGTGCAGCCGCACTCGGGCATCGACGCCAACCTGGTCGCGTTCTGGGCGGTGCTGGCCGACCGGGTGGAGTCCCCCGCGCTGAAGAAGGCGCAGGTGCGCCAGGTCAACGACCTCACCGAGGCCGACTGGTTCGCGCTGCGCCGCGAGCTGGGCAACCAGCGGATGCTCGGCATGTCGCTGGACGCCGGCGGCCACCTCACGCACGGCTTCCGGCCGAACATCTCCGGCAAGATGTTCGACCAGCGCAGCTACGGCACCGACCCGGCGACCGGCCTCATCGACTACGACCGGGTGGCCGAGGTGGCCCGCGAGTTCAAGCCGCTGATCCTGGTCGGCGGCTACTCGGCGTACCCCCGGAAGGTGAACTTCCGGATCCTGCGGGAGATCGCCGACTCGGTCGGCGCCACCTTCATGGTGGACATGGCGCACTTCGCGGGCCTGGTGGCGGGCAAGGTGTTCACCGGCGACTTCGACCCGGTGCCGCACGCGCACATCGTCACCACCACCACGCACAAGTCGTTGCGCGGCCCGCGCGGCGGCATGGTGCTCTGCCAGCCCGAGCTGGCCGACCAGGTGGACCGGGGCTGCCCCATGGTGCTCGGCGGTCCGCTGCCGCACGTGATGGCCGCCAAGGCGGTCGCCCTGGCCGAGGCCCGCCGCCCCGACTTCGCCGACTACGCCCAGCGGATCGTCGACAACGCGCAGGCCCTCGCGGAGGGGCTGCTGAGCCGGGGCGCGAAGCTGGTCACCGGCGGCACCGACAACCACCTGGTGCTGATCGACGTGTCCGGGTACGGGCTCACCGGCCGGCAGGCCGAGCAGGCGCTGCTGGACTCGGGCATCGTCACCAACCGCAACTCGGTCCCGCAGGACCCGAACGGCGCCTGGTACACCTCCGGCATCCGGATCGGCACGCCGGCGCTGACGACCCGCGGCCTGGGCACCGCGGAGATGGACCAGACGGCGGAGCTGATGCACACCGTGCTCACCCAGACCACGGCCGGCGCCAACGCCGACGGCACCCCCTCGAAGGCCAAGTACACCCTCGACCCGGCCCTCGCCGACAAGATCGCCCGCCAGGCCACCGACCTGCTGGCCCCGTTCCCCCTCTACCCCACCGTCGACCTGACCTGA